TGCATCCCTTCCCTCAACCCTAACCCTGTCCCCACATGCTTCTTTTTCCGAACCTGTGCGCCGCTGCCACATGCAGcgccccgccgctcgcccctGCACCGTTGCCGCCGCTGTGCACGCACCGCCGCCATGGttcctcgcctccgccgcggacCGCGCGCCCTGCCGCTCGCCCCCTGCACTCCCGCCGCTACGGTtccgcgccctccgccgtgcgccgcgcgcCCTTGTGCCTGCCGGAGCTATCGCCGGTGCCGGAGAAGAAGGGGAGAGAAAAATGTTGAGTTTtaatatttttcaaatattgatttaatatttttcaaatattgtttcaacatttttttaaaatactagttcaacatttcaaaaatattagtttaatatttttgaaatattaatTCAATATTTTTAAGAAAATGGATCATCAACTAGCCTTTAATGGACTTTAATAGGAGTCCCATGCAGGCGCTACCCTTGCTTTATCATAGCGTAGATATGTACATTTTATTGGGTGTGGCCAACTAATATCATGATCCGgttattagagcatctccagcagtttggcaaatcgagttgccatctttgatttttggcaaaaacattaaaaatactcctccaacagtttggcaaaagacttggcaatttttggcaacttgagAAAAACCAGtctccagcgcgtaaatatacgcgcgcggcgcgcggttgacatcgtggtttctagtcagatgggagggtgaaaaaagaaataaataacagagaagagtttctgatttaagttttcaagaggtagaagggcataaatataattttgtttctctctcagggttcctgatgtaagttagatctggatttggcaagtgaattatgtcaaactgttggagataagtttttttttacttggcatatctttttagaagttggcaaaacacaagatatgccaaataaaatatggcaaacttttggagatgctcttaatgAGTGCATACATTGTTGGTATTTTCCAAGATCTCTTACAAGTTAAGAGCCTGATTGGCTGGCTGCCAAATTCTGGGCATGCCAGACTAGACAAAAGttgccaatttttttttgccagcACTTGGTTGGGGGCTCCTATACATCGTGTGGAAGATGGTTAAGCAACTTATTTATAAAGTCCATTTATACTTATTTATAAAGCCCATTTACTAAAAAATGTCGAatcaatatttcaaaaatattgaaCCAACATTTCAAAAGTGTTGATTCAACGATTGGAAAATGTAGAATCAGCATTTCAAAAATATTGAATTAATATTCTAAAAATGTTGAACCAATATTTTTGCCTCATCTTCTCCGGCGCTGACAGCGGCGCAGCAGCGCTGGCAGAacaggcagcggcgcgcgcgtggagcAAGCGGCCGCGACAGAGcagtcggggcggcgcgggcgcaggcTGCAGAGCCAGCGGGGTGTGGGGGTGTGGGGCGGGGCGTGTGGCCGGTAGCGGCGGCAGGGTGgggggagagaggaagagagggatGAAACAAGTGTTTGGATGTATCCAAAGGCTCAAATCTCAAACATTAGAAGACAAGTTACAAAAATCTTTCGAAAGATagatagattttttttgaaaatttgagtAGCAAACTAATCAGACTATAAATACTCTACTTTAACGATCGCACGGCCCATGAACCGAAGCCCAGCAAAACATGACCCAATTAGACAACAGTAGCAAGTAGCACGTGCACCGGACAAAGTGCGGCGACGCTACTTTTTTTGTCAGCGCGCAAGGAGGCTCAGCCCACCGCTATTAGCCACCCCGAGCTGGGTGCGGCCCCCAACATTCTGAAATACAGCCAAATTTAAAAAAAGCCTACCATACGCATGCACTGGGTCAGCATAGGCTGTGAATATTTGGCCCTGCATCATCATCAGGGTCGGGCTCACAAATTTTTTATTGGGTTTTTAACCTGGTCTCGCCTGGTGTTTTTTTATGCCAGGTCTAAAAGTGCGCAGcactaacaaaatttgtttcatGATAAATCTATTATGAGGAAGTTTCAAGCATATGTAATTCTTTTGCAGCAAAAGATGTAGGCAAAATTGCTAAATTTCCTTGTCAGTGAGAAGTGTTAGTATATATTTTATTCCATTTTTTCATTCTTTTGAGCACATAATTCTTTTGTGGCTTTTGAGAAGGGATGAAAGTTCTCTGCGGCGGTGCCGCACGACGCACCCCTGCGACACCGCCTAGGATGATTACGCGTGGCGATCAACACTCGCGGGATTTAGGGATTGTGATTCTACGGAAGGTCACGGGAGTCTATTTCGCATCGTCCGAGCCGGCTGCGATCAGGCCATACTATGGGAGCCGAGCCCTCGAGCCATGATCAATCAAGCTTGTGTTCCACCCACGTCCATACGTTACGGCGTTCCGCAAACAGCTCCGTCAAAAATGGATCGACAGCCATACAGCTCCTAGTTGCTTTGAGGATTCTAGCGCCGCCGGCCAGTGCCATTGATAGAAAATCATGCTGCTGGACATCTGTAGGCACCGCTGAAAACATGATCCGATCCCAACTATGCCATCAATGCCCATGGCTGAGTAGGACACCGTCGCTGTCGAGTCGGCAGCAGCTGCTGAGATGCAATGCCCAACTCAAAGATGAAGAAATATGGATGTTGTTCCGGTCGGGAATagttttttgtcccggttttccaATCGGAATTGTCcttccgggacaaaagactGCGAGCTTCAGTCCCGGATGGCAcaatcgggacaaaagaggacttTATATCTCAGTCGAGATTTctaaccgggactaaagagattgaaaaaataattaaaaaaagacGTTCCTGCTCGTCTTGCTGGCAGTGTTCCGCCTCGACCACCACTCCTCTCCGACCTCAACTCCATACAAAATGCTCCAACTCCATTACAAAGATGCAACACTTAGAGAAACTTTAGATTGAAGCTAGACAAATACTCATCTCAAGTGACCATCAAGTATGAATTTGTTTCTTACACAAATAAGAAAGCCTGAAAGCACAAATCTAATTCAAAACATATGAAATTGTTTGATTCACATCATGCTAAAATTCATTAGCACAATCACAAATGAACAAAATCACAAATACCGAACGCGTCAGACTTCGCTCCATGCCCTCGCCGGCCCATGGCGGCGAGCGTCCCCGCTCCCACCGCCGGGTCGcgtgcggcggctgctgctgcttgctggCCTACGCCCACGCCCGCCAGCGCTCAGCCGTGGCTTGCCGGCCCGCAACCCGCGCATGGCGGAGGCTCGCCGGGATGCACAGCGACCGCAGGTTGCCGGCCCCCACCCGCGCCCATCCCCGCCCGGCTCGCCGGCCACGCAGCTACTGCGGCTGCTCGCTGGCCTGCGCGCGCCCGCTGGCCTACGCTCGGtcgcggctcgccggcccgcGGCCGCACTTGGTGGAGCCTCCCCGGGTTGTGCGGCGACGGTGGGTCGCCGGGCCGCACCCCCGCCCATCCCTGCCCGGCTCGCCagccgcgcggcggtggcggctaaCCGGCCCTTGCCCGCGCCTGGGAGGAAGGAGGGAAtctgagggagggagggagatcgGAGGCTGTGTCTGGAAGAATACGTGGGGGAAGGAAGAGGAGAGGGTGAGAGAGCTGGATTTAAATAAAATAGATGGATGCGTCTGTGCCCGATATTTGTCTCTGGCAGAGACTCCAACGGGATAAAATGATCCCTTTAGTTCCGGTTGGAGTcatcaaccgggacaaaaggtttacctcaaaaaaaaaccgggacaaaaggtctgcacagctttttgtcccggttgtagccaccaaccgggacaaaaggcccatattttgtcccggttggtggttccaaccgagATAAAAAGCTCATGTCCCTCTACTGGCCTAGCTAACCGTTGGATCCGGAACAAAAGTCACCTATTGTTCCGGAACAAATAGCTTGGAACAAAAacatgttctgtagtagtgcggCGGGTGGCGTCTGCATGCCTGGGGCCGGTGCTTCCATCCAGTCCACGAACTCGATCTATTTTGAAGATGTCGTGGAGTCAGCTTGATCGCAGTCGGCTCAGACTACACAAAATAGACTTCCGTGGGCCTCTGCGGAATCGCAATCCCACGAGTATTGATCGCCACGCGTAATCATCCTAGGCGGTGTCGCACAGGTGCGTGTGCCGCAGAGAATTTTCATCCTTAGAGAAGATACTTTAGCTCTCGCTTTCCCATGTACGAACCGTGAACCCGGCCCAGTAGTTCTGTTGGACAAGGCCTTATTTGCAACACTGACCAATGGGCCGCGTATACTATATGGCTTCAACACACTATTTTTTGGTCCACGAACAAGTACAATTTGAAGCAATCATATGCCCTCATGACTGAAGTTTCACCGATTTCAAGTATAAAGATAGTAGGTTGCTAAAAGAAGGTAGAGAGATAGGAATCTATCTAGGACGGTAGGACCCCAATCAGCTTGCAACAAATCACTCTGTCCATCTAGCAAGCAACAATGGGAAGGGAGCAACAATCATATGGCACAAACACAATCCACTatcattcctcttctccatccCTTTGCCCACAACTCTACATATATGTGCAACTGTGCACATGACTACAAAGTCCAAAGATAAATCCAAGCACCAAATAATTGGGTGCCTATTCATTCATGTcctcatccaaacacggccacaCACCTATGGTGTCACCCATAATGCAAAATGACAAGGGCCACAGTTGCTGATGATGCAGCCCATGCACCTAACCCCGGCCCACACAGGAAGCTTCCCTGTACTGTAGGTGAGCACAACCAGCTTGGTCCACCCATGTGTTAGCTGGAAAGGAATTGTGGTGCAATTTCTCTTGCACTTTTGTGTGTCATCATGTTTGGTGATGAGATCAATGAGATTACGAATTTAAAACATAACCCATTTTTGGGAGACCAGAGGGCACACAGTgtcaattaaaattattgtcGAGATCAACCTACCGCGATTTTGTCAGTGTGCCACCATGATTTATGGGCAATTAGGCCCCGCATCAGGAAAACGTGGGCATCATGAGTTCAGCTGAGCATGTAAAGACCAATGGTGCGTTGATTTGTTCTGGCCACTTTGGCTACATTTGCATCCTGTTCAAACTGAGAGGTGCATTGTGACTGTTACGCTGCCATGTGTAACCTTGATTTCTGGAGTAGAGATATTTTCAGAAAGAAAATTATAGACTGCTAATTTACTCCAGAACGCATTGTAACATTTAATACCATAAGAGTTGTGAAGAAAATGaaatatagttttttttttgcacaaacATTTGTGTATGTCCTTATGGTGTAGTAGCAATTACAGAATGAGTTCAAAATATTTTAGCTGTGTTTTCTAATCACTACTGTAACTATGCCGACACAGTTAACCGACCCCATTCGTATCGGTTTCATGGTGCCAGCCCGATCACCGCATGGATGAGGTGCTCTGTACTAGTGAATTAAGTAAACATCTTAAGCTTAAGTTCCTTCATGGATAAGTAAACATTGTTTTAAGATCTGTTGATCCAGATTATAATAATATTTAAAAGCCCGAGGAAATCTGCGAGGTAAAAACTGCTGCTAGAAATTGGATTCTATGCTTTCCAAGTTCATGTCTCAGCAAAGAATAGAAAACTTAAAAGATATCTTAAGCCCATCCATAGTTACAAAAGTATACTAAACCCCCTTTGCTAATCAAGGTCTCTAAAAACTTGGATGAAACCTTCGGAACATATATTAATCCAAATCATGTTATGGGGGGATGCAATATTCTTTCTCCCACGCACACGACCGTTGTTGCGGATCCGGTAACCCACTTTTCAACATCCACAAGATACACATTATGTAATTTAGTGAAAGAAATGGCTTGCAATCATCTACTGCCGGCTATAGGCGTTTTCCAAAAATAACACAAAAAATTAATAATGTTAACTCCACATGAATTCCTAGCAAATGCCTCTAGTCCATTTTTGCCACCCTAAACACGCCCCTAGGGCAACCACACACGCCTTGCCCAATGTTTGGCCAAACACTCTATCAAGGTCCTCTCCCAACCAACCGTACGTTGCTGGCAATAAAGCTCCACAGTGTGCCCTTCTCCTCTTGGCGCCGTCTGCCCAGATCGACCTTCCCAGCAACCCCACGGCTGAAACGGACATGGCAGCCACCCCCACCAGCAGGTCACCATGACCATACCATGCAGGCATGCAAACCACCATGGGAGTTCCTCTTTCTGAGGCCTTTATTCCACGCCCAACCCTCGTCGAGCAACAGGACAACGTGTGAGGACCAGGACGCCAGTCACAAGCgtgtgaaaaaaaaagagagaagatttGCATGGAGGGGATGGTGTGTTGGTGTGTGGTGAGTGGTGACCACTGACCTGATGCATGGGTTTGGGATCTTTCTCCCTCTCACCCCTGGCCTCCTCAACTGCCTTTGATTCCATCTGGACTCACTTTCACTTTGGTCCGGTACTAGCGGCTCAATTTAGTACTGGACGGAACGCACAGTGTCTCTGAGAACCGGTTAGTACCGACTGAAACCACGAGCCGGCACTAAAAAGCGCTACCAACACGAGCATCGAAACGACTagcgaccatttagtaccggctggtggatccaaccggtactaaatggcatcCAAAATATTTAATACCGGGTAGAAGCTCCACCCGGTATAAAAAATAtcctattagtaccgggtggagcCTCGACCCGGTACTGACCAGACCACTCAAAAAATATCTCGCGGACGACGACGAGTGACCAACAGAGTCTTTATCCGTTCATCctttccttctccttttccccaatctcttctctctttccttctcccttctctcctctctcgAGCAGATGGGTGGCCACGGTCTGGAGCAGATAGGCGACGCCGGAGCGCGCGGGCTTGgccaggcggcgcggcggcggccgcggcaccgGCGGAGCGCGCAGGCTCGGCCAGGCGATGGCGGCCACGGCACCGGCGGAGCGCGCGGCTCGGCACTGGCGACGCGCGTAGGCTCGGccaggcagcagcggcggctgcGACACCGGCAGAGCGCACGGCTCGGCACTGGCAGCGCACCCGGGCTCGGccaggcggcgcgcgcggccgtgcCACCAGCGGCGGCAGAAGCCCCGGCGGTTGGCGGTGGCTCGGCACAGGCAGCCACTCCGCGAGGCCCTTGCAGGCAAGCAAGTGGAgccataattttttttcttatatgtAGTTGTTGAATCTGTTCTGGTTGAATCTCTCCTGTTGTATAATTTGTCTTTTACTCTTGAGTCTCGTGTTGTAATCCAAATGAAGTTTTTCGGGCTCCTCACCTATTTCTTTCCGCTCTCAGTTTTTTTCCCACCGCATCTGCGTATCTTTtttcttggttcttgattctcGAAGAATAGATGAGAAAGAGAATGCAGACGGTGGTAGAAAGAAAagcgagaggagagagaaggatgaGAAGCGGGAGAagcaatttaatttttttttgtgccaCAATttctttagtaccggctggtattggtgaccggtactaaatgtactatttagtaccggtccgcccgaccggtactaaatgcaaaCACATTTAGTACCGATCGGGCGGTACCGGGTGAGAAACCGGTACTAACCAGAGTTTtccgcccggtactaatgccCACTTTTCTTGTAGTGACCTCACCTGGTTCATCTTCTACAACTTGCTTGGTTGAAGTGCATAGGACATTGGGTTGTGATTCATGTCATTCAAATGATCTTCTGTACTGTGGAATGTCGAAAAGTATTGTAAGCAGCACATTAGTAAGACTCGAAAGTAAAGTTGAGTTCTGTTAAATTGTGATACCCGTTGCAAAACCAGGAAAGATCAATGAGCTGCAAGAACTAAACCAGGAAATATACCAACATCCACACGTCAAATATAGCACAAAAAAGCATGCCTATATAGCAAAACTAATATCGTAATAACATGCCAGAAACACTGCACGCCATGCAAATCCTCCTAGCAACCACAGAGGATCACAATCCCCTATCACACATGGGAAATTGGTCTGTGGCACATCCCCAAATGGTGATTTTATGTACAGCACACTACACTCTTTGAAATTGTGAACAGCACACTCCATTTTTTGAtttttgtctccaacacaccGCAGCACATAAAAGGACTTCTTTGCCCTTACAAAaaccgggcccacccgtcagctctctccctctcctcctttctCCTTCCGCTCCGCCGCTCTGCCCAATGCTACTGCACCGCGTggcaccggccgccgctcgccgtcctgCAAGCTCGCCGGCCGAGAGGGCAGAGAGAGGACAcacagagagaggaggaggccgctgCCGGAGCCATGCCCACGCGCTGCTGACTCGCCGGCCCTCCTACGTGCGCGGCTGCGGTGCTTGCCCCCGGCCCCATCCTCtccccggcgcggcggagctcgaagcCGCCGGAGAGGGGCCCCTGCCTGGCGCGCTCGAGGTGGAGAGGAGGGGCCCCTGCTGCCGGCGTGGCGGACCTCTGAATCCGGGAGAGGGAGGTGGGAGGGTCGTCGGCGGAGCTcgccccgccatggccaccgcgtgggcgcgcgcgggcggttcCGCGGTGCCGCCCTAGTGCCGCGGACCCCGGTCCCGCCCTCTTCCTAGCGCagcggagctcgaggccgccggAGAGGGGCCCCTGCCCGGCGCGCTCGAGGTGGAGAGGAGGGGCCCCTGCCGCCGGTGCGGCGGACTTCCGAATCCGGCAGAGGGAGGTGGGAGGGCCGCCGGCGGAGGCCaccccgccatggccaccgcgtgggcgcgcgcgcgggcggttcCGCGATGCCGCCCTGGTGCCGCGgacgcctcctccaccgcgcggTGGAGAGGGCCGTcgtgccgccatggcctccgccgtCGTCATTCTCGAGCTCCGCCTGGGACCCGaggttccgccgccgccgggattcTCGAGCTCCGCCGGGGACGGCGCATGCGCGGCTTGTAgaggggaaggaggaagggggagagggagagagctgacGGGTGGACCCGGTTTTTGCAAGGGCAAAGAAGACCTTTTATGTGCTGTggtgtgttggagacaaaaaTCAAAGAATGGAGTGTGTTGTGCGCAATTTCAAAGAGTGGAGTGTGCTGTGCACAAAATCACCATTTGGGGATGTGCCACATACCAATTTCCCATCACACATTCATAGCTCTTTTTTCTCCACCTCATCTGAATCTTTTTTCCTTTCCAAGTCCACCTACAGTTTTATGGTTGCACATTATTCATTTGCTGAAATTGCGTAACTCAGAACTGTTTTCTTCAATCTTAATACAAAGAAGCACAACTCTCCTacatttcaagaaaaaaaattgtggaaATTGAAGCCTCCTTGTACCATAAGGTAAACAAATTATTACTTAATTAGGTTGGATACTAGGAGTGGATCAGTTCATAACTGACGAAGTCAACATCAAGTTAGATATTAGGTTAATAATAAGCAGCTAGTAAGAACTAAATGGTAAATAATTGCCAGTGTATATATTAGGTTAATGAGATTCTATCTTGAACCAGAATCAAAAGAAGTGCCTTTCCATTGCTACCTTGAAGGGGATTGATAGGACAACCAAACTAACATGATCATCACCTGACAGATGATCCCTTGAAAAAGAGCCAACAAGCATGATCGATGTAACAGCTTGCCACGACATCCGTAAAAAGCCATGCAACTTCAAAGTGACGTTCTCTTGGATAACGATACATTACTATggtcttgtttggttccaggacttttttcaaaagtccctatcacatcaaaaggaattttactattttatagtattaaataaaatctgtttataaatgttttttgacagctgagtgctttttcgcgagacgaatctaatgagcctaattaattcataatttgctacagtgatgctacagtaaccattcgctaatcatagattaagatacctcattagattcgtctcgcagtttagccccagggttctgcagttagttttataattaatatttatttaatacttctaaatactaaaaagtccctaggacttttttgaagtccctgttcCTAAACACCCCCTATGAAAACTTGGAAAAAAGTACCGACGACAGTTATATGTATGTCAATAAAGCACAAAGATGAGCACTACTTGCATAA
This genomic interval from Panicum virgatum strain AP13 chromosome 8K, P.virgatum_v5, whole genome shotgun sequence contains the following:
- the LOC120645620 gene encoding uncharacterized protein LOC120645620 produces the protein MTTAEAMAARRPSPPRGGGGVRGTRAASRNRPRARPRGGHGGVASAGGPPTSLCRIRKSAAPAAGAPPLHLERAGQGPLSGGLELRCARKRAGPGSAALGRHRGTARARPRGGHGGASSADDPPTSLSRIQRSATPAAGAPPLHLERARQGPLSGGFELRRAGERMGPGASTAAAHVGGPASQQRVGMAPAAASSSLCVSSLCPLGRRACRTASGGRCHAVQ